In Flavobacterium cerinum, one genomic interval encodes:
- a CDS encoding SymE family type I addiction module toxin, producing MKKVNSIKGNNTNRQFQQRRVTVYGKRFERANSKYVDYPQIRFAGKWLADCGFTTGMKVKLTCSYRKIVITVDTRQKR from the coding sequence ATGAAAAAAGTAAACTCAATTAAAGGTAACAATACAAATAGACAATTCCAACAGCGACGGGTTACCGTTTACGGAAAAAGATTCGAACGAGCTAACAGTAAATATGTCGATTATCCTCAGATTCGCTTTGCAGGAAAGTGGCTCGCCGATTGTGGTTTTACAACCGGAATGAAAGTGAAATTAACCTGTTCGTATAGAAAGATTGTTATTACGGTTGATACTAGGCAAAAGCGATGA